One segment of Polypterus senegalus isolate Bchr_013 chromosome 8, ASM1683550v1, whole genome shotgun sequence DNA contains the following:
- the LOC120533981 gene encoding transmembrane protein 229A: MRLIMGSRRRDSQRLCSIERTSKQLSKGLGPKELSSTENAGKSMQSLPAWMRLYFYGMHGITLDIVISSMQRFLSTTDFKMLGFSSPYLCLVHCVTHFALEKIYLQKKIFHGRPVVFHFIFYPSVYVGMQILVGKATGSTNDVKSASAAHLAVQYLMALYYSEVFLKRFLRLQYHGAAKESPAALLQRASQGLPDIVRFAFFGMHGFMDEVFFTSFFNLVEKADRSLIGHSSLWSFLMYGSCSFVVEKLYLYLHYRRGWGAWKRLPIYIIFVYAWEFSWGLGLRQYNACSWDYSHYPLNFKGLITLMYLPGWICLSLYQDMLSNVLLRVEWSKGKSSVGTANGRW; encoded by the coding sequence ATGAGACTGATCATGGGCAGCAGACGGCGTGACAGCCAGAGGCTCTGCTCAATTGAGCGCACCAGTAAGCAGCTGTCAAAGGGACTTGGGCCGAAGGAGCTGTCCAGTACTGAAAACGCAGGTAAATCAATGCAATCGCTACCAGCATGGATGCGCCTCTACTTCTACGGAATGCACGGGATTACACTGGacattgtcatttcttccatGCAGAGGTTTTTGAGCACCACAGATTTCAAAATGCTGGGGTTTTCCTCGCCTTATCTTTGTCTTGTCCACTGCGTGACTCACTTCGCGCTGGAGAAGATCTATTTACAGAAGAAAATCTTCCACGGTCGTCccgttgtttttcattttattttttacccgTCGGTGTACGTCGGCATGCAGATCTTGGTGGGGAAAGCCACCGGCTCCACAAATGACGTTAAGAGCGCGTCCGCGGCTCACCTCGCCGTCCAGTACCTCATGGCGCTCTACTATTCAGAAGTGTTCCTCAAGAGGTTCCTGCGACTGCAGTATCACGGCGCGGCCAAGGAAAGTCCGGCCGCGCTGCTCCAAAGGGCTTCCCAAGGACTGCCGGACATCGTGCGCTTCGCCTTCTTCGGCATGCACGGCTTTATGGACGAAgtctttttcacttctttttttaacCTGGTGGAGAAAGCTGACCGATCTCTGATCGGCCACTCGTCCCTGTGGTCATTTTTAATGTACGGGAGCTGCAGTTTCGTGGTGGAAAAGCTCTATCTGTACCTTCATTACAGGCGAGGCTGGGGAGCCTGGAAAAGGCTGCCtatttatatcatttttgtttaCGCCTGGGAATTTTCCTGGGGATTAGGACTCCGGCAGTACAACGCTTGTTCCTGGGATTACTCGCACTATCCTTTGAATTTTAAAGGACTCATCACGTTAATGTATCTCCCCGGCTGGATTTGCCTCAGTTTGTACCAGGATATGCTTTCTAATGTCCTGCTTCGCGTCGAATGGTCCAAAGGCAAAAGCTCGGTGGGTACCGCAAATGGCCGGTGGTGA